In the Brassica napus cultivar Da-Ae chromosome A7, Da-Ae, whole genome shotgun sequence genome, one interval contains:
- the LOC125576417 gene encoding auxin-responsive protein IAA15-like has protein sequence MSPEEYVRESGDLRGTELTLALPGTSIIASDGRQKSRNKRSFIETVDLKLGERHVNNSIACNNFDRLVGWPPVRMVRARKYVKVAVDGAAYLRKVDLQMYNCYDQLFAALESMFQGVVTICKVTTELERNGEFMATYEDKDGDWMLVGDVPWMMFVESCKRMRLMKAADAMGLVLPS, from the exons ATGTCGCCGGAGGAATACGTTAGGGAATCCGGTGATCTTCGAGGAACTGAGCTTACCCTTGCTCTACCGGGAACTTCAATAATAGCATCGGATGGCCGACAAAAGTCCAGAAACAAGCGTAGCTTCATCGAGACCGTTGATTTGAAACTCGGGGAAAGACACGTGAACAATTCTATAGCATGCAACAATTT CGACCGCTTGGTGGGGTGGCCGCCGGTGAGGATGGTAAGGGCGAGGAAGTACGTGAAAGTGGCGGTGGATGGTGCGGCCTATCTCAGAAAAGTCGATCTTCAGATGTACAATTGCTACGATCAACTTTTTGCCGCTCTAGAAAGCATGTTTCAGGGTGTAGTAACAATAT GTAAGGTGACGACGGAGCTGGAGAGGAACGGAGAGTTTATGGCAACTTACGAGGATAAGGACGGTGACTGGATGTTAGTCGGAGATGTCCCGTGGAT GATGTTTGTGGAGTCTTGCAAACGTATGCGGTTGATGAAAGCCGCGGATGCTATGGGGTTAG TACTTCCAAGCTAA